The Natrinema sp. DC36 genome includes the window GGGAACGCCTCGCGGAGTCGGCGGCCGGTTCCCGAAATCGTGCCGCCGGTGCCGACGCCGGCCACGAAGGCGTCGATCTCGCGGTCGCCGACCTGCTCGATGATCTCCTCGCCGGTCGTCTTGTAGTGTGCGTCGGGGTTGGACGGGTTCTCGAACTGGCCGAGTTGGATCGCGCCAGCCGCCTCGAGTTCGTCCGCACGAGCGCGGGCGTCGGCCATTTCGCCGTCGACGAGCTCGAGGTCGGCCCCGTAGGCGGCCATGATCTGCCGGCGCTCCTCGGACTTGTCCGACGGCATGACGATCGTCAGGTCGTAGCCGCGAGCGGCGGCGACGAGCGCGAGGCCGATGCCGGTGTTGCCGCTGGTCGGTTCGACGAGCGAGTCGCCGGGTTCGATCAGGCCGTCGCGTTCGGCCGCTCGGATCATCTCGCGGGCCGGCCGGTCCTTGGCCGATCCGCCGGGGTTGAACGATTCGATCTTCGCGGCGACCGTCACGCCCTCCGGCGATTCGACCTGGACGAGCGGCGAACCGATGGTGTCCAGGATACTCCCTTTCATTGGCACGCTCTATGGAATCGAGACGTATACTGTTTGCTGTAACGAGTTACACGGATTCGCCAGCGTCGGCGAATCCGTTCCCTGACTTACAGCAAACAGTATAGACCCGTACTGGACTCAGGCAGGACGTGCCGGCTAGTCGTCGGTCGCGTTTCCGCTCACGACGCGCGTTTCAGAGCTGCAACGGTCCAGAAAGCCCCTGACGGAGTCGAGTCGAGGGGCTCGCTGCGCGCTGTCTTCACTCCGCTCAGACGGTGCTTTCGTCGCCCGTCTTCCTCGACCAACGGGAGAGCACCGCTCTCCCGAGCGGCGAGGGACCGCTGGTCCCTCGAGCAGTCGGCGCT containing:
- a CDS encoding PLP-dependent cysteine synthase family protein; translated protein: MKGSILDTIGSPLVQVESPEGVTVAAKIESFNPGGSAKDRPAREMIRAAERDGLIEPGDSLVEPTSGNTGIGLALVAAARGYDLTIVMPSDKSEERRQIMAAYGADLELVDGEMADARARADELEAAGAIQLGQFENPSNPDAHYKTTGEEIIEQVGDREIDAFVAGVGTGGTISGTGRRLREAFPEMEIVAVEPARNAVLSTGEAGKDEFQGMGPGFISDNLDLDLLDRVETVKLEDAEEECRRLAREEGVLVGQSSGATSLVSQRVAREIADPSVDCPEVPTAFDDSGEPASPETDGGQAAEDCPLVVTVFWDSGERYLSTGLFD